One window of the Actinomyces procaprae genome contains the following:
- a CDS encoding ABC transporter ATP-binding protein, with protein sequence MTTSTTTASTGRPGAEKDAPTGHLELRDVVKVFSGRGKDVYAVHGVSLDVAPGEFITFLGPSGCGKTTTLRMIAGFENTTSGQVILDGQNMVSLPPNRRPMSMVFQSYALFPHLSVRDNVGYGLKLRRVPAAEMREQVDVALTSMNLTSLADRAPNELSGGQQQRVALARAMVVQPKVLLFDEPLSNLDAKLRVRMRLEIRRLQQRMGITSIYVTHDQSEAMTMSDRIVVMNAGRIEQVATPEEIYRRPASTFVADFIGRANFLQATAQGVSAGKCGVQVLGRGVEASCHSDVRDGDAVTVVVRPESVRLEPVGAQDAAAGAGELVGDMGRVLSAVFYGDHVEYEVETQVGTIVCLESDPDVSAVHAEGDAVRVGFAPSRAWVLPDAGE encoded by the coding sequence ATGACCACTTCCACCACCACCGCATCCACCGGACGCCCCGGCGCCGAGAAGGACGCCCCCACCGGCCACCTCGAGCTGCGCGACGTCGTCAAGGTGTTCTCGGGCCGCGGCAAGGACGTGTACGCCGTGCACGGGGTGAGCCTGGACGTCGCCCCCGGCGAGTTCATCACCTTCCTGGGGCCCTCCGGCTGCGGCAAGACCACCACGCTGCGCATGATCGCCGGCTTCGAGAACACCACCTCGGGGCAGGTGATCCTCGACGGGCAGAACATGGTGTCGCTGCCGCCCAACCGGCGCCCCATGTCCATGGTGTTCCAGTCCTACGCCCTGTTCCCGCACCTGTCCGTGCGCGACAACGTCGGCTACGGCCTGAAGCTGCGGCGCGTGCCCGCGGCGGAGATGCGCGAGCAGGTGGACGTGGCACTGACGTCCATGAACCTGACCTCGCTGGCGGATCGCGCCCCCAATGAGCTCTCCGGCGGCCAGCAGCAGCGGGTGGCGCTGGCGCGCGCCATGGTGGTGCAGCCCAAGGTGCTGCTGTTCGACGAGCCGCTGTCCAACCTGGATGCGAAGCTGCGCGTACGCATGCGCCTGGAGATCCGCCGCCTCCAGCAGCGCATGGGCATCACCTCGATCTACGTCACCCACGACCAGTCCGAGGCGATGACCATGTCCGACCGGATCGTGGTGATGAACGCGGGCCGGATCGAGCAGGTGGCCACGCCGGAGGAGATCTACCGGCGGCCCGCCTCCACCTTCGTGGCGGACTTCATCGGGCGGGCCAACTTCCTGCAGGCAACGGCGCAGGGCGTGTCTGCGGGCAAGTGCGGCGTGCAGGTGCTGGGCCGCGGTGTCGAGGCCTCCTGCCACTCCGACGTGCGCGACGGCGACGCCGTCACCGTGGTGGTGCGCCCGGAGTCGGTGCGCCTGGAGCCGGTCGGTGCGCAGGATGCGGCCGCCGGGGCGGGCGAGCTCGTGGGCGACATGGGCCGCGTGCTGTCGGCCGTGTTCTACGGCGACCACGTGGAGTACGAGGTGGAGACACAGGTGGGCACCATCGTCTGCCTGGAGTCCGACCCGGACGTCAGCGCCGTCCACGCCGAGGGCGACGCCGTGCGCGTCGGTTTCGCCCCCTCCCGCGCCTGGGTACTGCCCGACGCGGGCGAGTAG
- a CDS encoding ABC transporter permease — protein sequence MTAAPLTQTPPAKPSARGRTRVKQDPVTTTILALVLLILIFLVLLPLGRVLGEALSADGLAVLSRLASSRTNRATVLNTLVLGTVVGTVGTLVGFLLAYVQVRVAFRGKRLFHLICLLPVVSPPFAVATASITLFGRNGIISTQLLGQEWNIYGLPGLTLVLSLSFFPVAYMNLVGMLRSLDPAMEEAAASLGASKFTVFRTVTLPMVVPGLGASFLLLFTEAIADLANPLVIGGDYTVLASRAYIAINGEYNTAAGAAYSLVLLVPSLLVFLLQRYWSGRSSTVTVTGKPTGSFELLRANVARIPLLVVSVAVLALVVTVYAAVVVGAFVEILGVNNSFTLRHFEYLLSGIGNESMIDTTILALIATPIAGILGMLVAWLVVVRMRRGAALVDFLGMLGLAVPGTVIGIGYLVTFNRPVALFGVNIIAPLAGGSAIAGGAMAIVMVYVARSMPAGQRSGIASLQQIDKAIDEASTSLGASGAQTFLRVTLPLIRPAFLTGLVYAFARSMTTLSPIIFITTPHTKIMTSQILAEVDAGRFGNAFAFCTILILIVMTVIGGLNLLIRGTGAGREPR from the coding sequence ATGACCGCCGCACCCCTCACTCAGACACCTCCCGCCAAGCCCTCCGCCCGCGGCCGCACCCGCGTCAAGCAGGACCCGGTGACGACGACGATCCTCGCGCTCGTCCTCCTGATCCTCATCTTCCTGGTGCTACTGCCGCTGGGACGCGTGCTGGGTGAGGCCCTGTCCGCAGACGGGCTGGCCGTCCTCAGCAGGCTCGCCTCCTCCCGCACCAACCGCGCCACAGTGCTGAACACGCTCGTGCTGGGCACGGTCGTCGGCACCGTCGGCACCCTGGTGGGCTTCCTACTGGCCTACGTGCAGGTGCGGGTGGCGTTCCGCGGCAAGCGCCTGTTCCACCTGATCTGCCTGCTGCCGGTGGTCTCCCCGCCCTTCGCGGTGGCGACGGCGTCGATCACCCTGTTCGGGCGCAACGGCATCATCTCCACCCAACTACTGGGTCAGGAGTGGAACATCTACGGCCTGCCGGGGCTGACCCTGGTGCTGTCACTGTCATTCTTCCCGGTGGCCTACATGAACCTGGTGGGCATGCTGCGCAGCCTCGATCCGGCCATGGAGGAGGCGGCCGCATCCCTGGGCGCCTCCAAGTTCACGGTGTTCCGCACGGTGACGCTGCCAATGGTGGTGCCCGGCCTGGGCGCCTCCTTCCTGCTGCTGTTCACCGAGGCCATCGCCGACCTGGCCAACCCGCTGGTGATCGGCGGGGACTACACGGTGCTGGCCTCGCGCGCCTATATCGCCATCAACGGCGAGTACAACACCGCGGCGGGCGCCGCCTACTCCCTGGTGCTGCTGGTGCCCTCCCTGCTGGTGTTCCTGCTGCAGCGGTACTGGTCGGGCCGGTCCTCCACGGTGACGGTAACGGGCAAGCCGACCGGCTCCTTCGAGCTGCTGCGCGCCAACGTGGCCCGCATCCCGCTGCTGGTCGTCTCCGTGGCGGTGCTGGCGCTGGTGGTGACGGTGTACGCGGCCGTGGTGGTGGGTGCCTTCGTGGAGATCCTCGGCGTGAACAACTCCTTCACGCTGCGCCACTTCGAGTACCTGCTGTCCGGCATCGGCAACGAGTCGATGATCGACACCACGATCCTGGCGCTCATCGCCACCCCGATCGCGGGCATCCTGGGCATGCTCGTGGCCTGGCTGGTGGTGGTGCGGATGCGGCGCGGCGCCGCCCTGGTGGACTTCCTGGGCATGCTGGGGCTGGCCGTGCCGGGCACAGTGATCGGCATCGGCTACCTGGTGACCTTCAACCGTCCGGTGGCCCTGTTCGGCGTCAACATCATCGCCCCGCTCGCCGGCGGCAGCGCCATCGCGGGCGGCGCCATGGCCATCGTCATGGTGTACGTGGCGCGCTCCATGCCGGCCGGGCAGCGCTCCGGCATCGCCTCCCTGCAGCAGATCGACAAGGCCATCGACGAGGCCTCGACGTCACTGGGGGCCTCGGGAGCACAGACCTTCCTGCGGGTCACGCTGCCGCTGATCCGGCCCGCGTTCCTGACCGGCCTGGTCTACGCCTTCGCCCGCTCCATGACGACGCTGTCCCCGATCATCTTCATCACCACCCCCCACACCAAGATCATGACCTCCCAGATCCTGGCGGAGGTGGACGCCGGCCGCTTCGGCAACGCCTTCGCCTTCTGCACCATCCTGATCCTGATCGTCATGACCGTGATCGGCGGCCTGAACCTGCTCATACGCGGCACCGGCGCGGGACGCGAGCCGCGCTGA
- a CDS encoding ABC transporter substrate-binding protein: MRTFSRYGTALLTAVMAGGLALSGCAGSTDSGSSTTGSDEGPITIACGAMEDLCQAWTDKFTEQTGIKATYVRLSSGETVARLASAKDNPEFDVWHGGPVDGYGEAVNQGLIEAYTSPEAAKIPDEYKDPDGNWTGVYIGALGFCSNQSQLDKLGIDAPDSWDDLLDPALKGQVSMAHPSTSGTAFTTLWTQVTRLGGEDAGMDYMKQLHNNVLQYSKSGTAPGQIAGRGEAAVGLVFSHDCVKYQEEGMTDLVVSFPEEGTGYEVGGVALVAGSSHKAAAQAYIDFAISAEGQNVGQTVGSYQVLTNPDADTSDKMANLDDINLIDYDFAAAAAAKPDLTARFDEEIAAEPKE, encoded by the coding sequence ATGCGTACTTTCTCGCGGTACGGCACCGCGCTGCTGACGGCCGTCATGGCGGGCGGGCTCGCCCTGTCCGGCTGCGCCGGCTCCACCGACTCCGGCTCCTCCACCACCGGCTCAGACGAGGGCCCGATCACCATCGCCTGCGGGGCGATGGAGGACCTGTGCCAGGCCTGGACCGACAAGTTCACCGAGCAGACCGGCATCAAGGCCACCTACGTGCGCCTGTCCTCGGGTGAGACCGTCGCCCGCCTGGCCTCCGCCAAGGACAACCCCGAGTTCGACGTCTGGCACGGCGGCCCCGTGGACGGCTACGGCGAGGCCGTCAACCAGGGCCTGATCGAGGCCTACACCTCACCCGAGGCGGCCAAGATCCCCGACGAGTACAAGGACCCCGACGGCAACTGGACCGGCGTGTACATCGGCGCGCTCGGCTTCTGCTCCAACCAGTCCCAGTTGGACAAGCTGGGCATTGACGCCCCGGACTCCTGGGACGACCTGCTCGACCCGGCCCTGAAGGGCCAGGTCTCCATGGCCCACCCCTCCACCTCCGGCACGGCCTTCACCACCCTGTGGACGCAGGTCACGCGCCTGGGCGGCGAAGACGCCGGCATGGACTACATGAAGCAGCTGCACAACAACGTGCTGCAGTACTCCAAGTCCGGCACCGCCCCCGGCCAGATCGCCGGGCGCGGCGAGGCCGCCGTCGGCCTGGTCTTCTCCCACGACTGCGTGAAGTACCAGGAGGAGGGCATGACCGACCTGGTCGTCTCCTTCCCCGAGGAGGGCACCGGCTACGAGGTCGGCGGCGTCGCCCTGGTGGCCGGCTCCAGCCACAAGGCCGCCGCCCAGGCCTACATCGACTTCGCCATCTCCGCCGAGGGGCAGAACGTCGGCCAGACCGTGGGCTCCTACCAGGTCCTGACCAACCCCGACGCCGACACCAGCGACAAGATGGCGAACCTGGACGACATCAACCTGATCGACTACGACTTCGCCGCCGCGGCCGCCGCCAAGCCCGACCTGACCGCCCGCTTCGACGAGGAGATCGCCGCCGAGCCCAAGGAGTAG
- a CDS encoding response regulator transcription factor — MTGPVPGPRTPKLVALVVDDEPQMLYVVTFALETQGFECLTAPDAATAWELASARDLDLVVLDVMLPGGSGVDLCRRLRGTGSQVPIILLTAMRDEPDRIAGLEAGADDYVTKPFSPRELALRARAVTRRSGSGPDAITNGPLRVSTATGRVSWSGRNIPLPDTESRLLAALARRRDTVVTWQDLLNEVWGTSDDSGGREMVRTTVYRLRRHLQAHDVPADVVVAVRGRGYRMPPLDRE; from the coding sequence ATGACCGGTCCCGTACCCGGCCCACGCACCCCGAAACTGGTGGCGCTCGTCGTCGACGACGAGCCGCAGATGCTCTACGTGGTCACCTTCGCGCTGGAGACGCAGGGCTTCGAGTGCCTGACTGCCCCCGACGCCGCGACCGCCTGGGAGCTGGCCTCCGCCCGCGACCTCGACCTGGTGGTCCTGGACGTCATGCTGCCGGGCGGCTCCGGCGTCGACCTTTGCCGGCGGTTGCGGGGAACCGGCAGTCAGGTCCCGATCATCCTGCTGACGGCCATGCGTGACGAGCCCGATCGCATCGCCGGCCTGGAGGCGGGCGCCGACGACTACGTCACCAAGCCATTCTCACCCCGCGAGCTGGCGCTGCGGGCCCGGGCCGTGACGCGCCGCTCCGGCTCGGGTCCGGACGCGATCACCAACGGCCCCCTGCGGGTGTCGACGGCGACCGGCCGGGTCTCCTGGTCCGGGCGCAACATTCCGCTGCCGGACACGGAGTCCCGGCTGCTGGCCGCCCTGGCGCGGCGGCGCGACACCGTCGTCACCTGGCAGGACCTGCTCAACGAGGTGTGGGGCACCAGCGACGACTCCGGGGGCCGGGAGATGGTGCGCACCACAGTCTACCGGCTGCGCCGGCACCTGCAGGCGCACGACGTGCCCGCCGACGTCGTCGTGGCGGTACGCGGGCGCGGCTACCGCATGCCGCCACTCGACCGGGAGTGA
- a CDS encoding sensor histidine kinase codes for MSVLLNVTIGWALVTTAVVATVLAVHWRRALTLARRDNDRLREEAQRRSTPRDVLAHEIRTPLALISASAELLDEETPGDLNEVQRRFVTTILDNARDASQMAEDFLTEARLDHEVRALRRERVELRALVRDLIQEMRRSTRTTIRLEDHGRPVRVAADRGLLRQAVANTVTNALRHCAGEPVTVRISADTDDALITVMDDGAGMNVQERRRAFTPYATSNPLTAPSSRGAGLGMMVTQRIMEAHGGRVLIDTMAARGTTVYLTLPLHPAPGTPTPGTAAPDTTATNGASR; via the coding sequence ATGAGCGTCCTCCTCAACGTGACCATCGGCTGGGCCCTGGTCACCACCGCAGTCGTGGCCACCGTGCTGGCCGTGCACTGGCGGCGAGCGCTCACCCTCGCCCGCCGGGACAACGACCGCCTACGGGAGGAGGCCCAGCGGCGCAGCACCCCGCGCGACGTGCTCGCCCACGAGATCCGCACACCCCTGGCACTGATCAGCGCCTCCGCCGAGCTGCTGGACGAGGAGACGCCGGGCGACTTGAACGAGGTGCAGCGCCGCTTCGTGACCACGATCCTCGACAACGCCCGCGACGCCTCCCAGATGGCCGAGGACTTCCTCACCGAGGCGCGCCTGGACCACGAGGTCCGCGCCCTGCGCCGGGAACGGGTCGAGCTGCGAGCGCTCGTGCGCGACCTGATCCAGGAGATGCGCCGCTCCACCCGCACCACGATCCGCCTGGAGGATCACGGGCGCCCGGTGCGCGTCGCGGCCGACCGCGGACTGCTGCGCCAGGCCGTCGCCAACACGGTGACCAACGCGCTGCGCCACTGCGCCGGCGAGCCGGTGACCGTGCGCATCAGCGCCGACACCGACGACGCCCTCATCACCGTCATGGACGACGGCGCCGGCATGAACGTCCAGGAGCGCAGGCGCGCCTTCACCCCCTATGCGACCTCCAACCCCCTGACGGCGCCGTCGAGCCGCGGCGCCGGCCTGGGCATGATGGTCACGCAGCGGATCATGGAGGCGCACGGCGGCCGCGTCCTGATCGATACGATGGCCGCTCGGGGCACGACCGTCTACCTGACCCTGCCACTGCACCCCGCACCCGGCACCCCCACGCCCGGCACCGCCGCGCCGGACACGACGGCCACGAATGGAGCCTCAAGATGA
- a CDS encoding glycosyltransferase: MSTTPPSEPLPGQLPDQRVAVVIPAKDEAERIAATVRACRAIPRVDLVVVVDDGSTDSTQEHARAAGAVTVRHAVSRGKASAMETGASVVAMRDYEDGPARLLLFVDADLGDSAAACSELVPPIVDGVADMSIAVPPKQAGAGGRGRVVRAARAAIAGATGWAPVAPLSGQRCITRAAYEAASPLAEGWGVEVGLSIDVLVAGMTVIEVPCDITHRVSLNDRAGRLHRAAQYKDVVRAVTSRRLRRVRVPADKLDDAAVHDQMPFRAYRAWADDRPPADVA; encoded by the coding sequence GTGAGCACGACGCCGCCATCCGAGCCGCTCCCAGGCCAGCTCCCTGACCAGCGGGTGGCCGTCGTCATTCCGGCCAAGGATGAGGCCGAGCGCATCGCCGCCACCGTGCGCGCCTGCCGCGCCATTCCCCGAGTCGACCTGGTGGTCGTCGTCGACGACGGCTCCACCGACTCCACCCAGGAGCACGCCCGCGCCGCCGGCGCCGTGACCGTCCGCCACGCCGTCTCCCGCGGCAAGGCCTCCGCCATGGAGACCGGTGCGAGCGTCGTCGCCATGCGGGACTATGAGGACGGACCTGCTCGCCTGCTGCTGTTCGTCGACGCGGACCTGGGTGACTCCGCAGCCGCCTGCTCCGAGCTCGTTCCCCCAATCGTCGACGGCGTCGCCGACATGTCCATCGCCGTCCCCCCCAAGCAGGCGGGAGCCGGCGGTCGCGGGCGGGTCGTGCGCGCCGCCCGGGCCGCGATTGCCGGGGCGACCGGCTGGGCCCCCGTCGCGCCCCTGTCGGGGCAGCGCTGCATCACCCGCGCGGCCTACGAGGCGGCCTCGCCGCTCGCCGAGGGGTGGGGCGTTGAGGTCGGGCTGAGCATTGACGTGCTCGTCGCCGGCATGACGGTGATCGAGGTCCCCTGCGACATCACCCACCGCGTCTCCCTGAACGATCGCGCCGGACGCCTGCACCGCGCCGCCCAGTACAAGGACGTTGTGCGCGCCGTGACCTCCCGCCGCCTGCGCCGCGTGCGCGTGCCCGCGGACAAGCTCGACGACGCCGCCGTCCACGACCAGATGCCCTTCCGCGCCTACCGCGCGTGGGCGGACGACCGGCCCCCGGCGGACGTGGCCTGA
- the pheA gene encoding prephenate dehydratase has translation MTSPAPTWSFLGPGGTFCETALRQVAPADVVLDPCQDVPTALDRVRDRSAVAAVVPIENSVEGGVNVTLDNLVAGAPLVIAAEMAVPITFVLAGRPGTRLEDVRAISTHPHAWAQCRGWVHQHLPGAAYIEGSSTSAPARALAEADDAAAAALGYQAVLCNPLAAEQYNLAVIAGGVADNPDAVTRFVKVSRPGRVGEPTGADKTTLLVQLPHNRAGALLDMLEQFSVRGVNLTRIESRPVGDSLGRYRFSIDVEGHIREERVQAAFIGLHRTCPFVRFLGSYPRLDSLPVVVPAGTSDKDFVVARSWVAEVLEGRTL, from the coding sequence ATGACGAGCCCCGCCCCCACTTGGTCCTTCCTCGGCCCCGGCGGCACCTTCTGCGAAACCGCCCTGAGGCAGGTGGCGCCCGCCGACGTCGTCCTCGACCCCTGCCAGGACGTTCCCACCGCCCTGGATCGTGTGCGTGACCGTAGCGCCGTCGCCGCCGTCGTCCCCATCGAGAACTCCGTCGAGGGCGGTGTCAATGTCACGCTCGACAACCTCGTTGCCGGAGCGCCCCTGGTGATTGCAGCCGAAATGGCCGTGCCCATCACCTTCGTTCTGGCGGGGCGCCCGGGTACCCGCCTGGAGGACGTGCGCGCCATCTCCACCCACCCCCACGCCTGGGCGCAGTGCCGCGGCTGGGTCCACCAGCACCTGCCGGGCGCCGCCTACATCGAGGGCAGCTCCACTTCCGCGCCCGCGCGCGCCCTGGCCGAGGCCGACGACGCCGCGGCCGCCGCCCTGGGGTACCAGGCGGTGCTGTGCAATCCGCTCGCCGCCGAGCAGTACAACCTGGCTGTGATCGCCGGGGGAGTGGCCGACAACCCCGACGCGGTCACCCGCTTCGTCAAGGTCTCCCGCCCCGGCCGGGTCGGTGAGCCGACAGGCGCCGACAAGACCACCCTGCTGGTGCAGCTGCCGCACAACCGTGCCGGCGCCCTGCTGGACATGCTCGAGCAGTTCAGCGTCCGCGGCGTGAACCTGACCCGCATCGAGTCCCGGCCTGTTGGCGACTCCCTGGGACGCTACCGGTTCTCCATCGACGTTGAAGGGCACATTCGGGAAGAGCGCGTGCAGGCCGCCTTCATCGGCCTGCACCGTACGTGCCCGTTCGTCCGCTTCCTCGGCTCCTACCCGCGCCTGGACTCGCTGCCGGTGGTGGTTCCCGCCGGGACCAGTGACAAGGACTTCGTGGTGGCGCGCTCGTGGGTGGCCGAAGTGTTGGAGGGGCGCACGCTCTGA
- a CDS encoding diacylglycerol/lipid kinase family protein, whose protein sequence is MTAGTDPAPVAAVVINPVKPAATRAVRQALGDALDAVGYRTVWLETSARETGSVQARLAVASGAGLVIAAGGDGTVRSVAAGLAGTGVDMGVMPLGTANLAARNLGLPLRRHAELARIAAAGRPTPTDLVWVRTEPPEHTGPLAAVDVPGHGSPTNCTAGPAGSDGDERLEPPEGWARPSLGDEHACMVVAGIGFDAGLVASTRPALKERLSWGAYGLAALENLGRRRMSLVLGVQGGTMAAVARTAAAVASAGGPGGTGPVVDVVPEAAAVSPRSPRTERLTARTLLLANGGRLPAGITLLPDARLDDGLLDVAAIDTLHGLWGWASLARQVLPPRPASYSDGRAAQVVLRRGRMVTVLLDLPTAVEIDGDLVAPTRGVRARVQPGALRVRCPA, encoded by the coding sequence ATGACCGCCGGCACCGACCCGGCGCCTGTTGCCGCCGTCGTCATTAATCCCGTAAAACCAGCCGCTACGCGCGCCGTGAGACAGGCACTCGGGGATGCTCTCGATGCCGTCGGCTACCGCACTGTCTGGCTGGAGACCTCTGCCCGCGAGACCGGCTCCGTGCAGGCCCGCCTCGCCGTGGCCTCGGGCGCCGGGCTCGTGATCGCCGCCGGCGGCGACGGCACCGTGCGGTCGGTTGCTGCCGGCCTGGCAGGCACGGGGGTAGACATGGGAGTCATGCCGCTGGGGACGGCGAACCTGGCGGCCAGGAACCTGGGGCTGCCGCTGCGTCGTCACGCGGAATTGGCCCGTATAGCCGCTGCTGGCCGGCCGACGCCGACCGATCTGGTGTGGGTTCGCACCGAACCGCCCGAGCACACGGGCCCGCTGGCCGCCGTCGACGTTCCCGGCCACGGATCACCGACGAATTGCACGGCCGGTCCTGCCGGAAGCGACGGTGACGAGCGCCTCGAGCCCCCGGAGGGGTGGGCGCGGCCGAGTCTGGGAGACGAGCATGCCTGCATGGTGGTGGCGGGTATCGGCTTCGACGCCGGACTGGTCGCCTCCACGCGACCGGCCCTGAAGGAGCGCCTGAGTTGGGGGGCGTATGGGCTTGCGGCATTGGAGAACCTGGGGCGACGGCGCATGAGCCTGGTGCTGGGGGTTCAGGGCGGCACGATGGCGGCTGTCGCGCGGACGGCCGCCGCCGTCGCCAGTGCTGGAGGGCCCGGCGGGACTGGGCCGGTGGTCGACGTCGTCCCCGAGGCAGCCGCCGTCTCACCGCGGTCTCCGCGCACCGAGCGGCTCACGGCACGAACCCTGTTGCTCGCCAACGGCGGTAGGCTTCCTGCGGGCATCACGCTGCTGCCGGACGCCCGCCTCGACGACGGTCTGCTCGACGTCGCCGCAATAGACACGCTGCATGGCCTGTGGGGATGGGCGTCGTTGGCACGACAGGTGCTGCCGCCGCGGCCCGCCTCATACTCCGATGGGCGCGCCGCGCAGGTGGTGCTGCGACGCGGGCGGATGGTGACGGTGCTGCTGGACCTGCCGACGGCCGTGGAGATCGACGGCGACCTGGTGGCGCCGACGCGTGGCGTCCGCGCGCGGGTGCAGCCCGGGGCGCTACGGGTGCGGTGCCCCGCGTAG
- a CDS encoding hydrogen peroxide-inducible genes activator: MSSTTLPSFSQLRAFVALCDHQHFGEAATTLGVSQPSLSQAITALEKRVDGELVERTTRRVLVTPLGQALLPYAREAVLAAESFNEAVTNQGAALAGTLRLGVIPTLAPYLVPLVLDGLDRELPLLHPELREMVTGDLLDLLTQGRLDAAIISTDVDLRRSTAIHMYDEPLIALVPVGHPWAGRDDVVPAELDGQRLLLLDEGNCLRDQTLALCQRYGANPPAAVATTLSTVVQMVSNGAGVTVIPEGAVRLLSGRGYAIVRFAAPVPTRPIGLVHRSSSSRGADFTRLAEILTGLARRAGLPGAAAPPPRGR; the protein is encoded by the coding sequence ATGTCCAGCACCACTCTTCCCTCCTTCTCCCAGCTGAGGGCCTTCGTCGCGCTGTGCGACCACCAGCACTTCGGCGAGGCGGCCACGACCCTGGGCGTCAGCCAGCCCAGCCTGTCGCAGGCGATCACCGCGCTGGAGAAGCGCGTCGACGGCGAACTCGTCGAGCGCACCACCCGCCGGGTTCTGGTCACCCCGCTCGGGCAGGCACTGCTGCCCTACGCGCGCGAGGCAGTACTGGCGGCGGAGTCGTTCAACGAGGCGGTGACCAACCAGGGGGCCGCGCTAGCAGGCACCCTCCGCCTGGGAGTCATCCCCACGCTCGCCCCCTACCTGGTACCGCTTGTGCTGGACGGCCTGGACCGTGAGCTGCCCCTGCTGCACCCGGAGTTGCGGGAAATGGTCACCGGAGACCTGCTCGACCTGCTCACCCAGGGGCGCCTGGATGCGGCCATCATCAGCACCGACGTCGACCTGCGGCGCTCCACGGCCATTCACATGTATGACGAACCGCTTATCGCGCTCGTGCCGGTGGGCCACCCCTGGGCGGGCCGCGACGACGTCGTCCCCGCAGAACTCGACGGGCAGCGGCTGCTACTGCTCGACGAGGGCAACTGCCTGCGGGACCAGACTCTCGCCCTGTGTCAGCGCTACGGCGCCAACCCACCCGCCGCCGTCGCCACCACCCTGTCGACCGTGGTGCAAATGGTCTCCAACGGCGCCGGCGTCACCGTGATCCCGGAGGGCGCCGTGCGCCTGCTCTCCGGGCGGGGCTACGCCATAGTCCGCTTCGCCGCTCCGGTGCCGACCCGGCCCATCGGCCTGGTGCACCGCAGTTCCTCATCCCGCGGCGCCGACTTCACGCGCCTGGCGGAGATCCTCACCGGCCTCGCCCGCCGGGCCGGGCTGCCCGGCGCAGCAGCCCCACCCCCGCGAGGTCGGTAG
- the serS gene encoding serine--tRNA ligase yields the protein MIDLRALRENPEPFRASQRARGADVALVDRIIEADEARRTSLARFESLRAEQKTVSRSVGKAATPQEREAALRGAKELAEQVRQAQAAADDAAGVLGELTSQFQNLIEGAPSGGEEDYVVLRHEGPSPRDFAAEGFEPADHLALGEGLDIIDTRRGAKVSGARFYYLKGWGMRLELALMTAALDKAVEHGFIPMTTPTLVTPQVMGGTGFLGAHSDEIYYLPADDLYLTGTSEVALAGYHTDEIIDLSAGPKRYMGWSTCYRREAGAAGKDTRGIIRVHQFNKAEMFSYCRPEDAAEEHQRLLAMEEEMLALVGLPYRVIDTAAGDLGSSAARKFDCEAWLPTQNRWMEVTSTSNCTTFQARRLSIRERRDGRTAPVATLNGTLATTRWMVAILENQQRADGTVVVPEGLRPYLGGLEVIEPVA from the coding sequence ATGATCGATCTGCGTGCGCTTCGTGAGAACCCCGAGCCCTTCCGCGCCAGCCAGCGTGCCCGCGGCGCCGACGTCGCCCTCGTCGACCGCATCATCGAGGCCGACGAGGCCCGCCGCACCAGCCTGGCCCGCTTCGAGTCCCTGCGCGCCGAGCAGAAGACGGTTTCCCGGTCGGTCGGCAAGGCCGCCACCCCCCAGGAGCGCGAGGCCGCCCTGCGCGGCGCCAAGGAGCTGGCGGAGCAGGTCCGGCAGGCGCAGGCCGCCGCCGACGACGCCGCAGGCGTGCTGGGTGAGCTCACCTCCCAGTTCCAGAACCTGATCGAGGGGGCCCCATCCGGGGGCGAGGAGGACTATGTGGTCCTGCGTCACGAGGGGCCTTCTCCGCGCGACTTCGCGGCCGAGGGCTTCGAGCCCGCCGATCACCTGGCGCTCGGCGAGGGCCTGGACATTATCGACACGCGCCGCGGCGCCAAGGTCTCCGGCGCCCGCTTCTACTACCTCAAGGGCTGGGGCATGCGCCTGGAGCTGGCGCTGATGACCGCCGCCCTGGACAAGGCGGTCGAGCACGGCTTCATCCCCATGACCACCCCCACCCTGGTCACCCCACAGGTGATGGGCGGCACCGGGTTCCTCGGCGCCCACAGCGACGAGATCTACTACCTGCCCGCCGACGACCTGTACCTGACCGGCACCTCCGAGGTGGCGCTGGCCGGCTACCACACCGATGAGATCATCGACCTCTCCGCAGGGCCGAAGCGCTACATGGGCTGGTCCACCTGCTATCGGCGCGAGGCCGGTGCCGCCGGCAAGGACACCCGCGGCATCATCCGCGTGCACCAGTTCAACAAGGCGGAGATGTTCTCCTACTGCCGGCCCGAGGACGCCGCCGAGGAGCACCAGCGGCTGCTGGCCATGGAGGAGGAGATGCTGGCGCTGGTGGGCCTGCCCTACCGGGTGATCGACACCGCCGCCGGCGACCTGGGCTCCTCCGCCGCCCGCAAGTTCGATTGCGAGGCCTGGCTGCCCACCCAGAACCGTTGGATGGAGGTCACCTCCACCTCGAACTGCACCACCTTCCAGGCGCGGCGCCTGTCCATCCGGGAGCGCCGTGACGGCAGGACGGCGCCTGTGGCCACGCTGAACGGCACCCTGGCGACCACCCGCTGGATGGTCGCCATCCTGGAGAACCAGCAGCGCGCGGACGGGACCGTCGTCGTCCCCGAGGGGCTGCGCCCATACCTGGGCGGCCTCGAGGTCATCGAGCCGGTCGCCTGA